A genomic window from Coleofasciculus sp. FACHB-T130 includes:
- the hisD gene encoding histidinol dehydrogenase, translated as MLRIITQVSEARTELRRICDRTHDDQIVHKEATVREVLQAVKRQGDKALLHYTAEFDRQTLNSEQLRVSGSELDAAYQQVSQELLNAIQLARQQIEAFHRQRVPKSWVQFGDDEIVLGKRYTPVDRAGLYVPGGRASYPSTVLMNAIPAKVAGVPRIVMVTPPGQEKTINAAVLVAAQEAGVQEIYRIGGAQAIAALAYGTETIPKVDVITGPGNIYVTLAKKLVYGTVGIDSLAGPSEVLIIADENANPVYVAADMLAQAEHDPMAAAILLTTEAGLAKKVQLEVERQLEDHPRRLLTEKAIAHYGLIVVVDSLLVAAELSNEFAPEHLELEVQEPWDLLEKIRHAGAIFLGSSTPEAVGDYLAGPNHTLPTSGAARYASALGVETFLKHSSLIQYSPTALQKLGNAIQILAQAEGLTSHADSVRLRIEKRSDE; from the coding sequence ATGCTGCGAATCATTACTCAGGTATCTGAGGCAAGAACTGAACTGCGGCGTATCTGCGATCGCACCCATGACGACCAGATTGTTCATAAAGAGGCAACTGTTCGGGAAGTCTTACAGGCTGTGAAGCGCCAGGGCGACAAAGCTCTGCTGCATTACACGGCTGAATTCGATCGACAAACTTTGAATTCCGAACAGCTGCGCGTTAGTGGCTCAGAACTGGATGCTGCCTATCAACAGGTGTCCCAGGAGTTACTCAACGCGATTCAACTGGCACGTCAACAAATAGAAGCATTCCACCGGCAGCGCGTCCCGAAATCTTGGGTTCAATTTGGGGACGATGAGATTGTTTTGGGGAAGCGTTACACGCCGGTAGATCGAGCAGGGCTTTACGTTCCTGGCGGTCGAGCGTCCTATCCAAGTACGGTATTAATGAACGCCATCCCTGCGAAGGTAGCGGGTGTGCCGAGAATTGTCATGGTGACGCCCCCAGGGCAAGAAAAAACGATTAATGCCGCGGTGCTAGTGGCAGCCCAGGAAGCTGGGGTGCAGGAAATTTATCGGATTGGGGGCGCTCAAGCGATCGCGGCTTTGGCTTATGGCACCGAAACCATTCCTAAGGTAGATGTCATCACTGGTCCCGGTAATATCTACGTCACCCTGGCGAAAAAGCTCGTTTATGGCACTGTGGGGATTGACTCGCTGGCAGGGCCTTCTGAGGTACTGATTATTGCCGATGAAAACGCCAATCCCGTCTATGTGGCGGCAGATATGTTGGCGCAAGCGGAACACGATCCGATGGCAGCAGCAATTCTCCTGACAACAGAAGCTGGGTTGGCGAAGAAAGTACAGCTAGAAGTAGAACGTCAATTGGAAGATCATCCGCGACGGCTACTGACAGAGAAAGCGATCGCTCATTACGGTTTAATTGTGGTGGTTGACTCTCTGTTGGTTGCTGCCGAACTCTCCAACGAGTTTGCCCCCGAACACTTGGAACTGGAAGTCCAAGAACCCTGGGATCTGCTGGAAAAAATTCGCCACGCGGGTGCTATATTCTTGGGTTCCTCAACGCCCGAAGCTGTGGGAGACTACTTAGCAGGGCCGAATCACACGCTACCTACCTCTGGCGCTGCCCGTTACGCTTCAGCACTGGGAGTTGAAACGTTTCTGAAACACTCCAGTTTGATTCAGTACTCGCCGACAGCGCTCCAGAAGCTTGGCAACGCTATCCAGATTCTTGCCCAAGCCGAGGGTTTGACTTCCCACGCTGACTCCGTGCGGCTGCGAATCGAGAAGAGGTCTGACGAATAA